The Cryptococcus deuterogattii R265 chromosome 3, complete sequence genome has a segment encoding these proteins:
- a CDS encoding succinyl-CoA synthetase beta subunit yields the protein MIRGFKQARAAVKPLKTVSQQKRNLSIHEYQSVQLLNSYGIPTPKALPAFSAAEAESVAKSFGKDELVIKAQVLAGGRGKGHFDSGFQGGVQMVDTPAQAKEYAEKMLGHKLITKQTGAAGRICNAVMLAERMPPQKEYYAAVLNDRTTGGPVLVTSSQGGMNIEDVAKETPDAIITTPLDFDNGISSAEALELAKKLGFKENAQKNAADVFAKLYTIFKEKDSTQIEINPLAELSNGQVLCMDAKFGFDDNADFRQADIFKLRDTTQEDAQEVEAAKYGLNFIKLDGDIGCLVNGAGLAMATMDVLNLHGGSPANFLDVGGGATADAVKKAFELLLTSKNVKSIFVNIFGGIMRCDVIAEGIIKATKELQLEIPLVVRLQGTKEEEAKKMIRESGLKIFPFDGLDEAAAKAVEAARA from the exons ATGATCCGAGGATTCAAGCAAGCCCGTGCCGCTGTCAAG CCCCTCAAGACCGTTTCtcagcagaagagaaacctctccatccacGAGTACCAGTCCGTCCAGCTTCTCAACTCT TATGGTATCCCTACACCCAAGGCCCTCCCTGCCTTCTCTGCCGCCGAGGCTGAGAGCGTTGCTAAGAGCTTTG GCAAGGACGAGCTCGTGATCAAGGCTCAAGTGTTGGCTGGTGGCCGAGGAAAGGGTCACTTTGACTCTGGTTTCCAGGGTGGTGTGCAGATGGTTGACAC TCCCGCTCAGGCCAAGGAGTACGCCGAAAAGATGCTTGGCCACAAACTCATCACCAAGCAAACCGGTGCCGCCGGCCGAATCTGTAACGCCGTCATGCTCGCCGAGCGAATGCCCCCTCAAAAAGAGTACTACGCGGCTGTCCTCAACGACCGAACCACCGGTGGTCCCGTGCTCGTCACCTCCAGCCAGGGTGGTATGAACATTGAGGACGTTGCCAAGGAGACTCCCGatgccatcatcaccacTCCCTTGGACTTTGACAACGGTATCAGCTCTGCGGAGGCTTTGGAGCTCGCCAAGAAGCTTGGATTCAAAGAGAACGCCCAGAAGAACGCTGCCGACGTCTTTGCCAAGTTGTacaccatcttcaaggagaaggactCTACCCAGATTGAAATCAACCCCTTGGCGGAGTTGAGCAACGGTCAGGTTCTCTG TATGGACGCCAAGTTTGGTTTCGACGATAATGCCGACTTCCGACAGGCggacatcttcaagctccGAGACACCACCCAGGAGGATGCTCAGGAAGTCGAGGCTGCCAAGTACGGTCTCAACTTTATCAAGCTTGACGGTGACATTGGCTGTCTCGTTAACGGTGCCGGTCTTGCCATGGCTACCATGGACgtcctcaacctccacgGTGGTTCTCCCGCCAACTTC CTTGAcgttggtggtggtgctaCCGCCGATGCCGTCAAGAAGGCTTTCGAGCTCCTCTTGACTTCCAAAAACGTCAAGTCCATCTTTGTTAATATCT TCGGTGGTATTATGCGATGCGACGTCATTGCCGAAGGTATCATCAAGGCCACCAAGGAGCTCCAGCTCGAGATCCCTCTTGTTGTCAGGTTACAGGGtaccaaggaagaggaggctAAGAAGATGATTAGGGAGTCTGGTTTGAAGATCTTCCCCTTCG ATGGTTTGGATGAGGCCGCTGCCAAGGCTGTTGAGGCCGCCCGAGCTTAA
- a CDS encoding HAL protein kinase, with translation MLSSNPSVPLSSIDFADNEGRRLSLITAEGRKIFTAHNGLPSPGSLTPVAGGTPTENGSDMWEGDIADERSRQMRYPDDDEDTLHTADMEQPGGAAAAYMQNGGHRLSKVPSRGGIWHPDPRWDENASSRRGSPAARPIDGEQFFATHNKINFPSHLAFTPAAAAPSSTSINTTSPASEAQEAQPRSQTAPPSPHHSPTATRQPSKHHHPLHDLRRFLNHTLGGRDKHANDHHHGTSDPSSPGSPSMNAATPGMQRRGSGFSGLAATGGGGVNNIQATPAQTRHEKDHGAHTTHLMGFIRHHHRDTDGEKSHTSLASFFGHGDKKDKKKKEKGHTPVESVAGSAAPSRTPTLQMTGADSPRSTSGSPSMTPADKSGYATPKNAAEYPGVPHPVVALTHPSLHEATHAALSKKYGKWGKVLGSGAGGTVRLIKGSSKTGGTLYAVKEFRPRRQGETEKEYQRKVTAEFCVGVTLRHVNVIETVDIVNDHNHFYEIMEYAPYDLFSVVMSGKMSRPEIYCVFRQIIDGVNYLHSMGLAHRDLKLDNCVMTSENIVKLIDFGTATVFHYPGKHQIPATGVVGSDPYLAPEVLNKSQYDPRLTDVWSCAIIFMCMILRRFPWKIPDYKTDMSFRLYVNTHPELCMKPPAPTPAPSLANGNDGGHAKFGGPHGLLPDGSSSLPFRAESNASGETAVDTHKGSPDSPQKDNHLHDSPTSSSSGEAQLAQLHLRDDNQEKHKDPSDLTFPRRSDSIVSVPASRYATKGGLAPAQPKRQGTLPPSRLTVADEHKGRSRAVSSPSSQPSTPAVDHRGNPMNAAAVGGAGPERKESTPESRAETQAKRERAASISSTRTFKSGGAESIFRLLPRESRSAIMRMLAVEPSIRCTLSDLLVGAGKDKMMCPCGSEECSGSVAQPPAEITGLSADEEDDGDEWVKNINCCSHHVGRPSNHQHIKVVPEEKQKKKLFH, from the exons ATgctctcctccaatccttCAGTTCCTCTCTCGTCTATCGACTTTGCCGATAACGAAGGTCGTCGACTCTCGCTCATTACGGCAGAAGGCCGCAAGATATTCACGGCTCACAATGGTCTTCCATCGCCGGGCAGCTTGACACCAGTCGCCGGCGGGACACCGACTGAAAATGGAAGCGACATGTGGGAAGGCGATATCGCGGACGAACGGTCTAGACAGATGAGGTACCcggatgatgacgaggataCTCTTCACACGGCGGACATGGAGCAGCCGGGTGGAGCTGCAGCGGCATATATGCAGAATGGAGGTCACAGGCTGTCCAAGGTACCCAGTAGAGGAGGTATCTGGCACCCCGATCCTAGATGG GATGAAAATGCGAGTAGCCGCAGAGGGTCACCTGCTGCTCGACCTATCGACGGTGAACAATTTTTTGCTACCCATAACAAGATCAACTTTCCTTCCCACCTCGCCTTTACCCCTGCGGCTGCCGCCCCTTCTTCGACTTCTATCAACACAACTTCTCCGGCATCCGAAGCACAAGAAGCTCAGCCTCGTTCTCAAACAGCGCCTCCTAGTCCTCACCATTCTCCTACAGCAACAAGGCAACCTTCAAAACATCACCATCCCTTGCATGATTTGCGCCGGTTCCTGAATCATACATTAGGCGGACGAGATAAGCATGCTaatgatcatcatcatggaACCTCTGACCCGTCATCGCCAGGCTCGCCTTCAATGAATGCTGCTACGCCTGGTATGCAGCGTCGTGGTAGTGGTTTCAGCGGCCTGGCAGCTACTGGAGGCGGCGGCGTGAACAATATTCAGGCTACCCCTGCTCAGACTCGCCATGAGAAGGATCATGGCGCGCACACTACCCATCTTATGGGCTTTATACGTCATCACCACAGAGATACCGATGGTGAGAAGTCACATACGTCTCTTGCATCATTCTTTGGACATGgtgacaagaaggataagaagaagaaggaaaagggacACACTCCTGTGGAGAGTGTGGCGGGTAGTGCGGCTCCCAGTAGGACCCCGACATTGCAGATGACTGGTGCCGATAGCCCCAGATCAACTTCTGGTAGTCCCAGCATGACTCCTGCCGATAAATCCGGTTATGCCACTCCCAAGAACGCCGCTGAATACCCTGGTGTGCCCCATCCTGTCGTCGCTTTGACCCACCCGTCTCTCCACGAAGCCACCCACGCCGCTCTCTCCAAAAAGTATGGTAAATGGGGCAAGGTTCTCGGCAGTGGTGCGGGCGGTACCGTCCGTTTGATCAAGGGAAGCTCCAAGACTGGTGGAACTTTGTATGCGGTTAAGGAATTTAGACCGAGGAGGCAAGGAGAAACGGAGAAGGAATATCAGCGAAAGGTTACAGCAGAATTTTGTGTGGGTGTGACGTTGAGGCACGTGAATGTGATTGAGACGGTGGATATTGTTAATGACCACAATCATTTCTACGAG ATTATGGAGTACGCTCCTTATGACTTGTTCTCTGTTGTCATGTCTGGCAAGATGTCTCGTCCAGAAATCTACTGCGTCTTCCGCCAGATCATCGACGGTGTCAACTACCTCCATTCAATGGGTCTTGCTCACCGAGATCTGAAGCTTGATAACTGTGTCATGACGTCTGAAAACATTGTCAAACTTATTGATTTCGGTACCGCCACTGTTTTCCACTACCCCGGCAAGCATCAAATCCCCGCGACTGGTGTTGTTGGCTCTGATCCTTATTTGGCACCCGAGGTTCTCAACAAGAGTCAGTATGACCCGCGATTGACCGATGTCTGGTCTTgtgccatcatcttcatgtGCATGATTCTCCGTCGATTCCCTTGGAAGATCCCTGATTACAAGACGGATATGTCCTTTAGGCTCTATGTAAACACTCATCCTGAACTTTGCATGAAGCCTCCCGCGCCTACCCCTGCACCAAGCCTTGCGAACGGGAATGATGGCGGGCATGCCAAGTTCGGCGGCCCTCATGGGCTTCTGCCTGATGGTTCCAGCTCTTTGCCTTTCAGGGCCGAGTCCAACGCCAGCGGAGAAACCGCCGTTGACACGCACAAGGGATCGCCCGACTCGCCTCAAAAAGACAACCATCTCCACGACTCTCCTACGAGCTCATCTTCCGGCGAGGCTCAGCTTGCTCAACTTCATCTGCGCGATGACAACCAGGAGAAGCACAAAGATCCTTCAGACCTCACGTTCCCCAGGAGAAGTGATTCTATTGTTTCTGTGCCTGCGAGCAGGTACGCCACCAAGGGTGGACTTGCGCCTGCTCAACCCAAGAGACAAGGtactctccctccttctaGATTGACCGTGGCGGATGAGCATAAAGGAAGGAGCAGGGCTGTATCTAGCCCCTCTAGCCAGCCTTCTACACCTGCAGTTGACCACCGAGGCAACCCTATGAACGCCGCTGCTGTTGGTGGTGCCGGTccagagaggaaagaaagcaCGCCAGAGAGTAGGGCGGAGACGCAAGCCAAGCGGGAACGTGCGGCCAgcatctcttccacccGTACTTTCAAAAGTGGCGGTGCTGAATCCATCTTCCGTCTTCTGCCTCGAGAATCGCGTTCGGCTATCATGCGCATGCTCGCCGTTGAGCCGTCAATTCGATGCACTCTTTCGGATCTGCTCGTTGGCGCAGGGAAGGATAAGATGATGTGCCCATGTGGGTCTGAGGAGTGTTCAGGCAGTGTGGCGCAGCCCCCCGCGGAGATTACGGGTCTTAGtgcggatgaggaagatgatggagatgagtGGGTGAAGAATATTAATTGTTGTTCACATCATGTGGGGAGACCGTCAAATCATCAGCATATCAAGGTGGTGCcggaagaaaagcaaaagaagaagttgttCCATTAA